The sequence below is a genomic window from Ignavibacteriales bacterium.
CACTTACCGAGTGGTCGTCGCAAGCTACCTTAAAAATAAATTTTGCCAGGAAATAATTTAATTTTCTTATTCGGACGTCCGGAATCATTGTCTTTTCCCAAACCGACACGCATTTCTCAAACCCGTATTTGTCTATGCCATCTTTGATTCTATCAACATCATCGTATCGCAATAAGTGTTCAATTACAATACTGTCCTTCATGGGAATTTCTTCGTAACTCCAGTATCGGGATTTTGAGTTCATAAGTTTGACCCGGTAAACTTTTTACTTTTTGATCGCATTCCGCAAAGCAGTCAATTGCGGCTTGAACATAAAATATAACGCAGATGCAGCAAGGGATAGGAACATAACTATCATAAGGGATCTTGCGCGGCTCGGACCTGCTTTTATTACAGGATCCTTCGCTTCTTCTTTAATGTTTACAACGGGTGTTTCTTTTATCTCATCTATCTTTGCTATCTCAAGCTGTTTGGTCAGTTCAATATAAACTTCCTGCTGTATTTCAACTTCACGCAAAAGTCTTGCCTGCTCTAATAAAAGCTGAGGTGATTGTGCCACCAGCCTGTTTTGTTCACGGAATACTTTCAGCGCAGTTTCTGATTTGGTTAAAGAATCCTTCACCTGCTCGGTTCGTTTTTCAAGATAATATCTCTGCTCTGATGCAAAAGATTTCCGCTTGGTTCTTATATAATTATCAAGTGAACTTGTAATTCTGTTTGCAAGCGCTGCTGCTAATCCTGATTCACCTGCCGTAACTGTCACAGTCATTATCCCGGTCAGTCTGTCTCGATCCGTTTTGATAACTCTTTCCGTCAATGCTTTGAATGCTGATAAGAACATTTTCCTTTTGTCGAGTTCAGTCGGCGGATCATTTTCAGATTCAATTTCATAATACTGAAGCAGGTTAACTGAATCACCCAATTTCTCTGAATAATAATTTGAATAGATAACTGGTTCCAGTACGGCTTCACTCATTATAAGGTTCTGATAAATTTCAGTCGGTGCGCCTTCACCAACATTAACACCGGCAAGTGCCGCAAGACTGCTCAGTCTGCTTAGTGTTGTGGATTTATTTCCGTACTCAGGAAGTATTGTTACCGAACTTGAATAATATGGTTTGGTAAGGAACAAAAGATAGCCGAGCATAAGAACAAACACGATAGAATTAAAAACTACCAGTTTCTTTCGTGACTCTTTAAGTCTTGTAAGATATGGACGGATTTTTTTTACTGAATCTGAAATCTTCTCTTCAGTTGTGCGGTTATCCTGCTGTTCAGCAGCATCGGTATTTTCGTTATTTGGGTTTGTATCTTCCATCATTTCAATTGGTTTGCTAATACAATTATTGTTACTGCACTTACAACTATTGCAAGTACATCCTTAATAGTTCCGCCAACATCCACAGGTAATCCTTCGGGCGGAGGCGGCGGAAGTTTTGTTACATGAATTTTAGAACCGTCATAAACATCCGGGTTACTTGTAAACCATCCGAAACCAACTTTATCCGCTTCACCATTTGCTTTGGTGTGAATGATATAATTTGCACTGTCGGTTTCGCCTCCGGCTTTATCAATATAATCTTTCACTGATTCACCTGGCACAAATTTGAATAACCCCGGGTTGTTTACTTCACCAGTAAGCAGCACTGTGTTTGGTTTAAATGGGATAGTAATGTTATCGCCGTCACGAAGTAATACGTTATCATCCGCATCTTCACTTTCAAAAAGTTCTTCAAGATTTACATTCAGCCTGGTTCCGCCCCTGTTAAAAACTGCACCGTATAAAAATGCTTCCGAAGTCGGACCACCGCTCATTTTTATTAAATCAAGTACTGTTTGATTCCTGGTTTCAAGAACATATACTCCGGGGTATTTCACTTCACCTGAAATTGTTACTCTTCTTTGACTTTCATAATCCGGATTTTTCCTTATCACAACAACATCTTTATGCTGAAGTACAAAATCATTTTCTCCGGTTTCAATTTTATTGTCACTCATATCTTTTACAAAACCAGGCTGCAATGTAATGATGTGGGTTTCGGATAATTTATCACCTTCAAAACCTCCGGGTCTTATCCTGTTAACATACGCAGTTGTTCTTAACGATTTTTCAGTAAATCCTCCGGCTTGTAAAATCAGGTCAGTAACCGTCATGTTTGTGCTTAGAGGAAAGAGTCCTGGTTTTCTCACTTCACCTTCAATTGTTACAAACTTATCAAGTTCTTTTTCAACATTTGCACTGTAGATATAAATTTTATCGCCGGGCATCAACTGCATATTAAAGGACTGATCCTTCAAGAGTTTTTCAAGATCAAACGGAATTATTCTTGTTGAGACTCCATCAGGATTTACTCTTATAAGATCACCGCGAACAATAAACGCACGTCCCCTGAAGAACGGATCCTGCAGTCCGCCGGCGCGGAAAACCATATCATAAAGTGTAAGACTATCAGCGTATGGAAGTGTCACCGGCTGTTTAACAAAACCTGAAATGGAAACAAACTTTTTGTCAACGAGTTCGTACACCGAGTATATTTTTACTTCATCACGGGGTTCAAGCGTAATGTTATTTTCGGAATCGCCTTCCAACGCTTTTGCAAGATCAATTGAAATAAACTCAAAACTTTCATCGGGACGCGTTCTGATAATATCAGCTTTTCCAAAATAAGTTTCAGGAAGAACTCCTTCGGCTCTTTCAATCAGTTCACTTATGCTGCTTACAGTTGAAAGTTCAAACGTACCCGGGCGATAAACAGAACCGGAAATCGTAACATAGTTTTCAACTTTATCCAGAATAGTGAAAATGGTTATAGCATCTTTGTCATACAGATCAACATCACTTTGTTTTTTTATTACTGATGAGAGATCCACGTCAATGAATTCCTTATCAAGAAAATTCTTATCCCGTTTTTCAAATGGCACAATCCTGTTGATCTGGGCACGACCGGTGTAAGCAGTCGCATTTAGCCCGCCTGCAAACTCAAGCAGTTTTGATAAGTTTTCATTTTCTTTCAATTCATAAATAGCGGGTCTTAATACCTCGCCGCTTATTGAAACTGTTTTCTTTCTCGGCGGAATAAAAATCATGTCATTATTCTGTAAACGTACATCACCGATAAGCTCACCTTTTAGCAGGTAATCATATATATCCACCGACGCAATAACTTTGTTGTTCCTTACCACCCGAATTTCTCTTAGACTTCCGGTAGTACGCGGACCTCCGACAGCATATAACGCGTTAAATACAGTAGCAAAGCTGCTTATGTTATATCCTCCCGGCTGGTTTATTTCTCCCATCACGAAAATTTTGATCGGTTTTAGTTTTGCGAGTGAAATGTCAAGAAATATTGTCGGTGGATCGGAAGCAAGTCCCTCATAAAATTTGGAAAGGTATGCAGTCATCTTTTGCTGGAGTGATTCATAAGATGTTCCGGAAACAAAAAATTGTCCCGCGGTCGGTATAAAAATATTTCCCTGCTGATCAACCGTAAGCTGGTATTGAAGTTCAACAGCACCCCAAACAGAAAGACGCAATACATCTCCCGGACCAATAAGATATCCCGGATCAATAGGGCCTATTTCAGATGGTTCAAATGATGAAGGGATGTTCTTAAAAATATTATATCCAAAATATTCGAGACCATTTTCACCCGGAACAGGGGTACGATCAACCTGAATCTCCTGCTCTGGTTTTGAATCCAAAATAACCGGTTGGATCATTACGTTAGTTACTGATTTGGTGGTGTCCTGATCAGTATTTGAAGTGACCGGCGGTTCCGTTAAAACAGAACTGCCTGTTATATAAGTAGCGATAAAGGTGTCGTAATCCATTCCATATTGTTTTGCGAGACGGCGTGCGTCATCCTCAGTCATGTTTCTTTTCCTGAGAGCTTCAAGAACATCAGCTTTGGTTGATATGCCTTCCTGCTGCAGTTTATTTTTTATTTGTTCTGACTGCGGAAAAGTTTGGAGTGAAATGAAAAAGAACAACAACAGGCAGATATAAACAAGTTTATGGTTCATATTTTTATACTTTTTTGTGAAGCAAAAACAGTCCGGTCTACTACCGGATTTAACAATGTTTTTTAAAGGTGAAAACTCACAGCTTCGCCATGGTGAATCACATTTTTCGGGCGTTTAATTTTAAAAGACTTTTGAGGCGAATAAATGACGATAAATCACAAACAACGTCACGCCCTGACGTATTTATTTATGATATTTAATTATAAAGAGTCACTGCAAAAAAGCAGTTTTCAGAAGATGCATATATTTATAATTAAAGCTTTAAACTTCTGTTAAAAAAAGTTCAACTTTAAGCTAAATTTAATGAGTATTGAGGTTAAAACAAACGGGTATGACTGAATTGCAGTCTGCTGTACACTATATGAAATTCAACCTTAATGCCGGTTCAAAGTAATGTGCCGCTAAGGAAAAAAATTGCGAAGCCGAAGTAAATTACAATACCTATCACATCAACAAGTGTCGCAACAAAAGGAGCGGAAGATGTTGCCGGGTCCGCACCAAATCTTCGAAGCACAAACGGAAGCATTGAACCGGTAAGTGTTCCCCACAGTACAACCCCGATTAAGGAAAAGCTAACTGTTAATCCGATTTCAACCCAGTGAGAACCAAAAGTATCACTAAAGGTTGTCCATACAAATATTCTCAGAAATCCTACTGCACCGAGTATGCAGCCTAATAAAAATCCTGAAATAATTTCTCTGCGCATTACAGTCCACCAATCCTGCAGAGTAATTTCACCAAGAGCCATTGCGCGTATCACAAGTGTTGCCGCCTGTGAACCGGTGTTTCCCCCGCTTGAAATTATAAGCGGAACAAACAACGCGAGTATTACCGCTTTACTTATTTCATCTTCAAAGAATCCCATTGCGCTTGCCGTAAGCATTTCACCAATAAGAAGTATCACAAGCCATCCTGCTCTTTTCTTCACCATCTCCAAAAGCGGAACGGAAATGTAAGGATCTTCTAACGCTTCCATACCGCCGAGTTTGTGTATATCTTCGGTCGCTTCTTCTTCCGCGACATCTATAATGTCATCAACTGTTACTATCCCAAGCAGTACACCAAACGCATCTACAACAGGGATAGCCACACGATCATATTTTTTGAATAACTCAACAGCAGTTTCCTGGTCATCGGTAACATGAAGAGCTATAAAATTTTCATCCATCAGGTCTGCAACAACACCATCAAGCGGAGCCAGCAGAAAATCCCTTATTCTTATGTCGTCAATTAATTTTCCTTTGGGATCTATAACATACACAATGTTTAATGTTTCGCTGTTGTGCCCGTTCACTCGTACAAAGTCGAGTGTTTCTTTGATTGTCCACTCCGGTCTTACGGCAATGTAATCCGGCGTCATCAACCTTCCGACGCTGTTCTCAGGGTAACCAAGAAGTGCCTGGGCAATTTTTCTTTCTTCTGCTGAAAGAAGTGTAATTAATTGTCTGGCAGCAGCTCCGGGTAATTCTTCGAGAAGTGCGGTTCGATCATCAGGTGACATTTCATTAAGTACTGTAGCAACTTCTTCTTTGCCCATTGCTTTTAACAGGCTCATCTGGGGGTCGAATTCAAGATACTCAAATGTATCGGCGGCGAGATCTTTGGGAAGTAACCGGAAGATTATTACCTGTTCATTTTCAGGAAGGTCGGCAAGCAGTTCTGCAATATCGGTTGGAGACCAATCGCTTAAAATTTCTTTCAGCGTGCTAAGCTCACGCTCTTCTATCAGTGATTTTATTTCAGGTTGAAGCAACTGGCTTAGCATTTGCGTCTCCTCTAATTAAAGTACCGGGGATGTTTATCTACATAGCTTGCAGTATTTATTTAATATAAAATTGCGTTCCAAAATAAATTTTAATATCAGAAAAAACAATCTGCATTTATGTTTATATCATGCATCACGTGGGGACAGCATATTATGCTGTCCCTACCTGATGTG
It includes:
- the mgtE gene encoding magnesium transporter; its protein translation is MLSQLLQPEIKSLIEERELSTLKEILSDWSPTDIAELLADLPENEQVIIFRLLPKDLAADTFEYLEFDPQMSLLKAMGKEEVATVLNEMSPDDRTALLEELPGAAARQLITLLSAEERKIAQALLGYPENSVGRLMTPDYIAVRPEWTIKETLDFVRVNGHNSETLNIVYVIDPKGKLIDDIRIRDFLLAPLDGVVADLMDENFIALHVTDDQETAVELFKKYDRVAIPVVDAFGVLLGIVTVDDIIDVAEEEATEDIHKLGGMEALEDPYISVPLLEMVKKRAGWLVILLIGEMLTASAMGFFEDEISKAVILALFVPLIISSGGNTGSQAATLVIRAMALGEITLQDWWTVMRREIISGFLLGCILGAVGFLRIFVWTTFSDTFGSHWVEIGLTVSFSLIGVVLWGTLTGSMLPFVLRRFGADPATSSAPFVATLVDVIGIVIYFGFAIFFLSGTLL
- a CDS encoding SLBB domain-containing protein, translated to MNHKLVYICLLLFFFISLQTFPQSEQIKNKLQQEGISTKADVLEALRKRNMTEDDARRLAKQYGMDYDTFIATYITGSSVLTEPPVTSNTDQDTTKSVTNVMIQPVILDSKPEQEIQVDRTPVPGENGLEYFGYNIFKNIPSSFEPSEIGPIDPGYLIGPGDVLRLSVWGAVELQYQLTVDQQGNIFIPTAGQFFVSGTSYESLQQKMTAYLSKFYEGLASDPPTIFLDISLAKLKPIKIFVMGEINQPGGYNISSFATVFNALYAVGGPRTTGSLREIRVVRNNKVIASVDIYDYLLKGELIGDVRLQNNDMIFIPPRKKTVSISGEVLRPAIYELKENENLSKLLEFAGGLNATAYTGRAQINRIVPFEKRDKNFLDKEFIDVDLSSVIKKQSDVDLYDKDAITIFTILDKVENYVTISGSVYRPGTFELSTVSSISELIERAEGVLPETYFGKADIIRTRPDESFEFISIDLAKALEGDSENNITLEPRDEVKIYSVYELVDKKFVSISGFVKQPVTLPYADSLTLYDMVFRAGGLQDPFFRGRAFIVRGDLIRVNPDGVSTRIIPFDLEKLLKDQSFNMQLMPGDKIYIYSANVEKELDKFVTIEGEVRKPGLFPLSTNMTVTDLILQAGGFTEKSLRTTAYVNRIRPGGFEGDKLSETHIITLQPGFVKDMSDNKIETGENDFVLQHKDVVVIRKNPDYESQRRVTISGEVKYPGVYVLETRNQTVLDLIKMSGGPTSEAFLYGAVFNRGGTRLNVNLEELFESEDADDNVLLRDGDNITIPFKPNTVLLTGEVNNPGLFKFVPGESVKDYIDKAGGETDSANYIIHTKANGEADKVGFGWFTSNPDVYDGSKIHVTKLPPPPPEGLPVDVGGTIKDVLAIVVSAVTIIVLANQLK